The following is a genomic window from Candidatus Tectomicrobia bacterium.
CTGGAAGGCGTCGAACAGGATGCCTTCCGCCTCGCCCCGGACGCTCTTCGTCCGGATGCGGGCGATGGCGAACCTCCGGGCCTCCGACAGGATCTCCCTCGCCTGATCGCCCGCGGCGAAGGCCATGGGCAGAAGGTAGGTCTCGCGGCCGCCGTCCGCGTAGTCGACCTCGAGTATCGTGAGGTAGGTAACCGAGGAGACGAAGGGCACGGAGAAGATATCCGCGATGCGGACCTTCCGGAGCCCGCGCGCCTTCCCGCCGAACCAGCGCCGCTCCTGGATGAAGCCGGGCAAGACGGCCTCCAGCGCCTCCCTCTCCCGGCCCGCCAGCGCGTTGTCCCAATCCCCCCTCACCGGGATGACGGGCAGGTCGCCCTCCGAGGGCTCCGCGCCCACGTCCAGCGCCCGGACGGCCACCATCGAGAACCACATGAAGCCGTGGGGCGCGAGGGAGAGGAAGTAGGGGCCCTCGCCCGCCACGGGAAACCGCGTGCGCCCGAAGAGCTCGACGGGCACCATCCCGCGGTAGGCGGAGAGGTCCAGCTCGGCGAACTGGACGAAGCGGGAGAGGTTCGCGACGACGAGGATGGTCTCCTCCCCGAACTTGCGCACGAAGGCGAGGACCTTGCGGTTGCGCGGGTAGAGGAACTCCAGCGTCCCGCGTCCGAACGCCTTGAACTCCTTGCGCAGCGCGATGAGCCGCTTCATCCACCACAGGAGGGAGTGGGGGTTGTTCTGCTGCACCTCCACGTTGACCGCCTCGTAGTGGTACTCGGGATCGGTTATCACCGGCAGGATGAGGCGCTGCGGGTTGGAGGCCGAGAAGCCCGCGTTGCGGTCCCCGCTCCACTGCATGGGGGTGCGGACGCCGTTGCGGTCGCCCAGGTAGAAGTTGTCCCCCATGCCGATCTCGTCCCCGTAGTAGAGCACCGGGGTGCCCGGCAGGGAGAAGAGGAGGCTGTTCATCAGCTCGATCTTCTTGCGGTCGTTCCCCAGAAGGGGGGACAGGCGCCGCCGGATGCCCAGATTGATGCGCGCCTGCGGCTCGTTGGCGTAGGCGCGGTACATGTACTCGCGCTCCTCCTCCGACACCATCTCAAGGGTGAGCTCGTCGTGGTTGCGCAGGAAGAGCGCCCACTGGCAGAGCTCGGGCACCTCGGGCGTCTGCTCCAGGATGTCCACGAGCGGGTAGCGCTCCTCCATCCGGATCGCCATGAACATGCGGGGCATGATGGGGAAGTGGAAGGCCATGTGGCACTCGTCGCCCCGGCCGAAGTAGGCGACGGCGTCCTCGGGCCACTGGTTCGCCTCGGCGATGAACATCCGGTTGCGGAACTTCCGGTCCACGCGCGCGCGGAGGTCCCGCAGGAAGAGGTGCGTCTCCGCCAGGTTCTCGCAGTTGGTCCCTTCCCGCTCGTAGAGATAGGGCACGGCATCCAGCCGGAGGCCGTCCACCCCCAGCGAGAGCCAGAAGTCCATCGCCTGGAAAATGGCCTTCCGCACGGCGGGGTTGTCGTAGTTGAGGTCGGGCTGGTGGGAGTAGAAGCGGTGCCAGTAGTAGGCCTTGGCGACGGGGTCCCAGGCCCAGTTCGAGGGCTCGAAGTCCTGGAAGATGATGCGCGCCTCGGCGTATCTCTCGGCGGTGTCGCTCCACACGTAGAAGTCCCGGTGCACGCTCCCGGCCGGGGCGCGCCGCGCCCGCTGGAACCACGGATGCTGGTCGGACGTGTGGTTGACGACCAGCTCGGTCACCACGCGGATGCCCAGCCGGTGCGCCGCCCGCAGGAAGAGCTTGAAGTCGGCGAGCGTCCCGGTGTCGGGATGGATGGAGGTGAAGTCCGAGATGTCGTAGCCGTCGTCCCGCAGGGGAGAGGGATAGAAGGGCAGCAGCCACAGGGTGTTGATTCCGAGGTCCTGGAGATAGGGAAGCTTTTCCGTCAGCCCCTTGAAGTCCCCGATGCCGTCCCCGTCGCTGTCGTAGAACGAGCGCACGCGCGCCTCGTAGATGACGGCCTCCTTGTACCAGAACGGGTTGTCGTCCAGGCCCGGCTGCAACACGGCTAGAACACCCTTTCCACCCGCAGGACGTGGGCGGGCTCGGCCTCGGGATCCAGCCGGACGTAGTTCCGCTCGGACCACTCGTACCGGGCCCCCGTCAGCAGATCGTGCACCTCATAGCGGCTGCCCGCGGGGAGCCCTATCTCGCCCGGGGGAACGTGGGCGGTGCAGTGGTGCGGATGATGGGGGTCGAGGTTCACCGCCACGAGGAGGATGTTCGAGCCGTCGGCCGACCTCTTGGCGTAGAAGAGGATCTGATCGTTGTCCGCGTGGAGGAAGCGGAGGCCCCCGAGGCGGTGGAGGGCCGGGTTCTCCCGGCGGATGCCGTTCACCCGCGCGATGAAATCCTTGATGTGCCCCGGCCGGTTCCAGTCGCGGACGCGGATCTCGTACTTCTCCGAGTCGAGGTATTCCTCGCTGCCCGGGCGGGCCGCCGCGTTCTCCAGCAGTTCATAGCCGCTGTAGATGCCGTACGCGGGCGAGAGCGTGGCCGCCAGCACGAGCCTCGCCTTGAAGGCCGGCCGGCCGCCGTGCTGGAGGTACTCGGTCAGGATGTCCGGCGTGTTCACGAAAAAGTTGGGCACGAGGTAGTCGAGGGTCCCAGGCTGGGTGAGCTCGGTGAGGTACTCCGTCAGCTCGTGCTTGGTGTTGCGCCAGGTGAAGTAGGTGTAGGACTGG
Proteins encoded in this region:
- the treS gene encoding maltose alpha-D-glucosyltransferase yields the protein MLQPGLDDNPFWYKEAVIYEARVRSFYDSDGDGIGDFKGLTEKLPYLQDLGINTLWLLPFYPSPLRDDGYDISDFTSIHPDTGTLADFKLFLRAAHRLGIRVVTELVVNHTSDQHPWFQRARRAPAGSVHRDFYVWSDTAERYAEARIIFQDFEPSNWAWDPVAKAYYWHRFYSHQPDLNYDNPAVRKAIFQAMDFWLSLGVDGLRLDAVPYLYEREGTNCENLAETHLFLRDLRARVDRKFRNRMFIAEANQWPEDAVAYFGRGDECHMAFHFPIMPRMFMAIRMEERYPLVDILEQTPEVPELCQWALFLRNHDELTLEMVSEEEREYMYRAYANEPQARINLGIRRRLSPLLGNDRKKIELMNSLLFSLPGTPVLYYGDEIGMGDNFYLGDRNGVRTPMQWSGDRNAGFSASNPQRLILPVITDPEYHYEAVNVEVQQNNPHSLLWWMKRLIALRKEFKAFGRGTLEFLYPRNRKVLAFVRKFGEETILVVANLSRFVQFAELDLSAYRGMVPVELFGRTRFPVAGEGPYFLSLAPHGFMWFSMVAVRALDVGAEPSEGDLPVIPVRGDWDNALAGREREALEAVLPGFIQERRWFGGKARGLRKVRIADIFSVPFVSSVTYLTILEVDYADGGRETYLLPMAFAAGDQAREILSEARRFAIARIRTKSVRGEAEGILFDAFQDDSFSRALLLVMARRRRLKGRTGEIVPVLSEAFERLRGSSPQSLPPRLMRAEQSNTSVNYGDKLVLKCFRRLENGVNPDVEIGTFLTAAGEFPHIAPVAGYMELRRGRGGTSSLAILQGYVPNQGDAWQFTVDEVGRFMERALTQGRDREITGRSRSLLDLCAEEPPELAREMIGPYLELAGLLGRRTAGMHRALASGGKPGFAPEPFTRLYQRSLYQSIRNQVRQTFQALQEKLPSIPERSQEEARRVLGLEKAILDRSQAIREQKLASMRIRVHGDYHLGQVLCSSSDFVIIDFEGEPARALSERTLKRTPLHDVAGMLRSFHYAASGPLWGEREQRGVREEDVPLLEGWAEFWWRWASASFLRAYLDEMAASILIPPGRDEMALLLDVTLLEKSVYELNYELNNRPGWVGIPIRGITMLMERESS